The genomic DNA CTGGAGCGGGCACGGCGTAGCGGGGCAAAACGGATCGAGAGTACGCTCCTCAATGGTCTGGGAAATGTCCATAGTGTCCTGGGAAGCCACACCGAGGCGGTGGGCTACTACCTCCAGGCCCTCACCCTCGCCCGAGAGCAAGCCGATCCCCAAGCCGAGCTGGTGATGCTGGGCAACCTGGGCTTTCTCTTTGAGGAGATGGGAGACTTTGAGCAAGCCCTTACCTACTACGAGCAGGCTCTGGTACAGTCGGATCGGGTCAAGGACCGCTACTTCCGGGTCAGTATCTTAAGCAATAAGTGCAGTAGCCTGCGCCAGCTCGGACGCTTCGAGCAAGCGCTCTCTGCGGGACTGCAGGCACACCGAGAGGCGCTTGAGAGTGGCAATGAGATGCGCCGGGCCCCGACGCTCCAGGTGCTCGCGGCCCTCTACAAAGACATCGGCGAGTACGAGCAGGCCGAGCAACGGATCCAAGAAGCGATCCAGATCTACAAGGTGGTCGGGAACCTGCGGCATCTCCCGGAGGCACTCCGGCTTCAGGGAGGGCTGGCGAGCCTGCGGGGGGAGCACGCCCTGGCCGAAGCCGCCTTTCTCGCCGCTCTGGAGCGCACCCAGACCGAGGGCGACCCGAAAGAAGAGGCCGCGGCCCACCAGGCGCTGGCGGAGCACTTTGAGAGTCGTGGCGAGCTGGGCAAGGCGCTCCCCCACTTCAAGGCCTACCACGCCCTGGAGCAGCGCCTCCGGCGGGAGCAGGTGCAGCTCGTGCTCGCGTCGCGCCTCACGGACAGGGAGAACGAGGTCGCCCGGAAAGACGCCGAGCTCCAGCGCCTCCGCAATGGCGAGCTCGCGGAGCTAGTCGCGGCCTTGGAGCGGGCCAACCAGCAAAAAGAGGTTCTTCTGGTCCAGCTCTCCCAGCAGGCGATTGAAGACCCGCTCACCGGGCTCTACAACCGGCGCTACCTTGAGGAGTACCTGCCCCGCGAGCTCCAGTTCGCCCAGCGCCAGAAACAGGTGCTCGCCCTCGCCCTCGCCGACCTGGATAACTTTAAGCAGATCAACGACCACTTCAGCCACGAGGTGGGTGACCAGGTGCTCAAGATTGTCTCCCAGATCTTTCGCAAGCACAGCCGCAAGAGCGATGTGGTGATCCGCTACGGCGGCGAGGAGCTGCTCTTGGTGATGCCCGAGACCGACTCAACCCAGGGCCGCGATGTCTGTGAGCGTATCCGCAGAGCGGTGGAGAGCCACCCCTGGAAGCACTTCCACCCCGACCTCCACGTCACGCTCAGCATGGGGCTCAGCGACAGCCGCACGCGCTCCCCCCGGCGCCTCCTACAGCACGCAGACAAGATGCTCTATGTCGCCAAGAACGCGGGCAAGAACCAAGTCGCTGCCTGACCTAAACACAGGGCCTCGCAATGACCTATAATGGAGCGTGAACCTAACTCTTGCGCTTAGCCGCCGTACGCTTCCCTGGCTCGCCCTTCCCGCTCTGGCCGCTGGTGTGGCCTTTCTCGGTCCCCGGCTCCTCCCCGCTGCCCAGGCGCAGCCCCCCGCCGAGGCCGCCTTTCCTTTCGCCCTCCCCTGGGACGACTCCAGCGCGAGCGTGACCAGTGTTGCCGCTCTCAACCCGGCACCCCTGACCGCGGCGCACCAGCTCACCGCCAAGAACGGCCACTTCTACGACTCCACGGGCCGGCGGGTGCGCTTTGTGGGGATGAGTATCGGTGCGGCGGCGGCGTTTCCCAGCAAGGCCGATGCGCCCAAGATCGCGGCGCGCCTGCATAAGTTCGGGGTCAATCTCGTGCGTCTGCACCACCTGGATGCCCAGTGGTCGACTCCCAATATCTTCAACCACAAGGGGCCCTACACCACGAGTGCCGCCCCCGATCCTCAGAGCCTGGACCTCTTGGAGTTCTTTATCGCGGAGCTGAAGAAGAACGGTATCTATGTCGACCTGAACCTACATGTCTCCCGCGAGTGGCTCCCCGGCGATGGCTTTCCCCCCGGTAAGCTCCCCGAGCTCGGCAAGGTGGTCGCCTACTTCCATCCCCGGGCAATCGCGCTCCAGAAGCAGTTCGCCACCCAGATGCTGAGCCATAAGAGCCCCTACACCGGCCAGCCGCTCGCCACCGATCCCGTGCTTGCCCTGGTCGAGCTCAACAACGAAGACTCCTTGGTCGGCTCGTCGGGGCAGGCCGAGGCGCTCCCCCCGGCGGTCCGCAAGCCGCTGGAAGACGGCTGGCGTGCCTATCTGCTCCAAAAGTACGGCACGACCGAGGCGCTCAAGAAGGCATGGAACCGCTCGGCGGCACTCGGCCCGGAGCAGCTAAAGCGCGAGCCTAGCGCCTGGACCTCCGAGGCCCAAGGTCAGACAAAGCTCACGGTCACCCCGGTGAGTGCTGCGGGGCAGACCAATGCGCCATCGGGGACGGTACTCCAGCTCGCCCCGGAAAAAATCGACAGCACCAACTGGCATGTTCAGCTCCACCAGACCGGCCTCACGCTAGACACCGGCAAGACCTACACCGTGTCGTTTACCGCACGGGCATCGGCGCCTCGGACCGTCTTTGTCAACGCGCGTCTGGACCAAGCGCCGTGGAGCATGGTCGGGCTCGATACCAGTATCGGGCTGGACACGCAGTGGAAGCGCTACTCCTTCACCTTTGTTGCCAATGGCAGTGTCGTCCCCGGCCACTGTCGGCTCTCCCTGATGCTGGGCGATAGCACGGCGAGCGTCTTTCTGGGCGAGTGGAGCCTTCGCCCGGGCAGTGGCGGGGTCTCTCTCGCGCCGGGCCAGCGCCTGGAGGCGGGCAATCTCGGGCTCGGGCAGGTCAGCGGCTCTCCGGCGGGCGTGGACTACACCCACTACCTCATGACCGTCGAGGACCGCTACTGCACCGCACTGAAAGCAGCGATCTCGGCGACCGGCTGCAGGGCGGCGGTTGCCTGCTCCCAGGCCAGCTACGGCGGGATCGCGGGGGCCTACCGGGAGTCGAAGCTGGACTGGGTGGACATGCACGCCTACTGGCAGCACCCCAGCTTCCCCGGCACGGCCTTCGACCCCAACAACTACCGGATCGAGAACACCCCCATGACCGCAAGCTCCGCCGCGGGTGTCCTCGATGGGCTCGCGATGCACCGGGTGGCAGGGAAGCCCTTCACGGTCAGCGAGTACGACCACCCCGCTCCCAGCGAGTACAGCGCCGAGATGGTCCCCTTGATCTTCGCCTACGCCGCCTGGCAGGACTGGGATGGGGTCTTTCTCTTCGCCTACGAGACCGCCCGAAGCGAGAAGATCACCGGCTTCTTCGACCAGCAGCTCCACCCGGGCAAGCTAGGCTTTCTCCCCGCAGCGGCGTCGCTCTTCCTTCGGGGAGATCTCGCGCCCGCACCCAATGCCATCCAGCTCACGGTCCCGAAGAACCGGGTCGCGGGTCTCAAGGGGCTGGGCTCGGACTATGCCTTCTGGGGACTGGCCCAGACCCGCTACTTGCAAGGCAGCCTCAAGAACGCCCCAGAGCGAGTCGATGCCAAGAGTTTCCTGACGTTTCGGGCGGCCGTGCGCTTTGAGAGCGACCCTGGCCCCCTCGCGCTGGGCATCCAGAACCTCAAGCCCGAGAGCGAGGGCTTTGTCTGGGACCACTCCGCGCAGCAAGTGCGGGTGAGCTCCCCTGCCTCGAAGGCACTGATGGGCAAGCTCGGAGGCCATGCGAGCCGTGTCGCCGGCTTTGTCGCCGAGGTGGCACCGTCGGCGCGCAACTTCGCCGTCCTGACCCTCACCAGTCGGGATGGCAAGCCCACGCAAGAGTCGAGCTCGTTGCTCCTGACAGCTCTAGACAAGGCGGAGAACCCAGGCCTTCAGTGGAACAAAGAGCGCACCTTTGCCGCCGAAGCCTGGAAATCCGGCCCGACACAGCTCAGTGTCCCCACAGCGACCCTCCACATTGCGACTTTGGCACAAAACTTGACAGTCTGGGCACTTGATAACACAGGTAGGCGCGTCAAAGAGATTCCCGCCACTCTAGAGAATGGCACTCTGACACTGGCAATCGGTCCTGAGCACAAGACGCTCTGGTACGAGCTGGTAAAAAACTAGATAGCTCTCCTAGACGACTCGCAGACAAAACAGACTCGAAGCTACCCATCCTAAGGACATCCTATGCGTTTCCCTCTACATAAAGTTCTCTCTCTTGCCGCGACACTCTCCCTTCTCACCACCTCCGTACGTGCACAGACCGTCAGCGTAGGTTACTTCGACCTCGGGTCTGAAGGCTTTGTCAACACAACCTACCACGGCTCCGGCAACGGTTTTATCAACCTAGGCACTATTAATAGCAGCTTTCTAGGAGCGGGAACGGGCCAGACAGGGGATGCCATCATTGTCACCCCCATCTCAGATCCTGTGCTCCACTTCAATACCTACAACCTCTATAACTTCAATCTCCAGACCATCACCTCGGTGACATTCCGTCTGCCCCAGTACGCCCCCACCGATCCCAACTACCGCAAGCTTGGCTTTCTCGATACGGGTGCCACTACCTTCGGAATCGGAAACGCGGGGGCGTTTAATGTCTCTTACGCTGATCCCCTCACCGGTACCTACAATGGCGATGGCCCTCTCGCTTTCCAGAATCTCCCTGTCTATAGCACCCTCCACTTCTGGGGCGGCGGGATCACCAATAACACTACGGGCAACTTTAGCTTCTATGCGGCCTACCCCGCCACCAATGGGCTGACAGCGTTTATCATGGATGTGGCCCCCGGTTTCGGCACACCCAGCAGCACGCCTAACACCACGTTCTTTAATACCGCGACCAACCCGAGTGGTGGTATCGTCCCTGCAGCTGTCACACCGGAGCTTCCGGGGGCGGCGCTGTTTGTTCCCGCCCTTCTCCCCGTTGTTCTCGTGGCGCGGCGGAGACGGCGCTCGTAGCGGGTATACTCTCCCCTGGTGTTTACCGAGCAAGAACGTTACTTCCTCTTCACAGATATTGAGGGCAGCACCCCCCTTTGGGAGCGCTTTCCAGTCGCGATGCAGACAGCCCTTGCGCGCCACGATTCCCTCCTCCGGGAGGCAGCCGCGGCAAACGAGGGCCGGGTCTTCAAGACCATCGGCGATGCTTTCTGTATCGCCTTTCCTACCCTGGCCGACGCGCTCCGGGGCGCACTTCAGGCACACCAGGCACTCTACGCTCAAGACTGGGGCCAGGTGGGCACGGTTCGGGTGCGATTGGCGATCCACGGCGGCACGGTGCAGGAGCGCGACGGCGACTATTTTGGGACTCCCTTAAACCGAGTCGCGCGGCTACGGGACGCGGGCCACGGAGGGCAGCTACTCATCTCCGGACACCTTCGTCCCCAGGTCACCGAGCCTGAGTTTGAGACGCTCCAGTGGCTGGACCTGGGCAACCACCGCCTCCGTGGCCTTGAGGAGCCCGAGCCGATCTTTCAGCTAGCCCTGCCCGGTCTCCCCACCGAGTTCCCCCCCCTCAAGACCGAGTCCGCCCACCCCCACAACCTGCCGTCGGAGACCACATCGTTTGTGGGACGGCGGCCCGATATCATCCAGATCCGCAACCTCCTGATCGAGAAAAAAGCCCGCCTGGTCACCCTGACCGGGCTGGGAGGGAGCGGCAAGTCCCGGCTCGCGATCCGGGCGGCGAGTGACATCCTCTGGCGCTACCCCGACGGTATCTGGTATGTCGATGCGGTCTCCCTCTCCCATGTGGAGGAGTTTAGCTCGACTCTCTTGCACGCCTGTGGCCTCACGGAAGACAGCAAGAAGACCGCTCTCCAGCAGCTCTGTGAGCGCTTCAAGAGCAGCAAGGCGCTGATCCTCGTGGACGGTGCCGAGCGCTTCGAAGAGCTCGCCGACGATATCGCGGTCTTGCTTAAGGGAACCGAGCACCTCCAAGTCCTGGCGACCTCGCGGAGTGTGCTCTATCTCAGCATGGAGCACGAGGTGGGGATCGAGCCGCTCACCCTGGCCGAGTCGCGGGAGCTCTTTGTGGAGCGTGCCCAGCAGGCACGCCCCGAGTTTTCCCTCACCACGGAAACAGAGCCGATCCTAGACACCCTCTGCCAGACCCTGGAGGGTGTCCCCCTCTCCATCGAGCTCGCCGCGGCCCAGGTGCGCCTCCACGCCCTCCCCGAGCTACTAGATGCCCTGAGCAAGCGCTTTGAGCTCCTGGCTACCCGCCTGCGCGATATCCACCCGCGCCACCGCTCCCTCCGGAGCACGATCGACTGGAGCTACCAGTCGCTCACACCGGAAGAGCAGGCGCTGTTTCGGAGCCTCTCGTGCTTTGCAGGCAGCTTTAGCACCGAGGCCGCCACCGCAGTCTGTGGCCCTCTCACCCCAGGATCCTCGCTCACCGAGACCCTGGGACGGCTACGAGACAAGAGCCTCCTGCGCCTTGCGGCGGCGCAGCACAGCACACCGACCGAGCCCGTGCGGTATCTCCTCCAGGATAGCCTCCGTGAGTTTGGTGCCGATGCCCTCCGCGAGACCGAGCCCCCGCCCCAGCAAGAGCTGCTCTTTTCGCGCCATAGCCAGTACTACCAGAGCTTGGTGCAGGAGCGTGCACAGGAGCTCCGGGGAGCAGGCCAGCGAGCGGCACTGAGTGCCCTTGAGCGCGATGCCGCCAATATTCGCGCGGTTCAAGAGCGTCTCCTCAGTACCGGTGAGGTCGGGGATGCCGCACGACTCGCGATCCACCTCTGGCGGTTCTGGGAGATCCGCGGCTGGCTCCGCGAGGGCCGAGCTCAGGTCCAGCGCCTCCTCCAGCGAGAGAGCGCACTCGACGACCCACTGACCCTCGCCGAGCTCCTCCTCACGGCCGGTCGTCTGGAGTGGAACAGCGCCAACGCCGCGAAGGCGATCCGCTACCTGGAGCGCAGCGTCGCTCTCAGCTCCCAGCACCCCGAGCCGGAGTCGCAGCTCACGCAGCGCACGGCACTCACGGTCCTTGGCATGATTGCCTATAGCCGTGGCGACCTCCTCGCCTCAGACCAGCACTATGAAGCGGCACTTGCTGTCCCGTCCGAGGACAGGTCGGTGTCGATGGCGCTCAAGACCAACCTGGGCATCAATGCCATGACCCGCGGTGAGAACGACCGTGCGCTACAGCTCTTTGAGGAGTGTCTCGCCTACCGCCAGAGTGTCGGGGACCTGGTCCGGGAGGCACATGCCTGGAACTGTATCGGAGCGACGAGTGCCGCCCTCGGGCAGGTGGAGCGCGCGATTGCGGCCTTTGAGACGAGCCACCAGATGTACGAGGCCTTGGGCGATCCGGTCCATGCGGCCCATGCCCAGATCAACCTCGGCGACCTCGCAGGCCAGAGCGGAGATCCTGCCCGCGCCCAGCAACACTTCGAAGGTGCGCTTGTCGTGCTTCGCCCCCTTGAGGAGTGGCGTGGAATCACCGCCTGCCAGCTAGGACGTGCGGTGCTCGCCTTGCAGCAAGAAGAGCTTGCCGTGGCCCAGGCGCTCGCCCAGGAGGCCTTGCAGATCAGCCAGCAGAACGGCTACCAGGAGAGTGTTGCCCAGGCACAGGAGCTCCTCGCCCTGGCTGCCTTCTTCACCGGCCAGCACGATGCGGCACGCGACAATCTCCAGAGCGCCGAGGCCCTCCGTGACGATATCCAGCTCCCTCGGAGTAGCGCTCAGGAGCAGCTCCTCGCTCCCTTGCTTCAGAGCCGAACCCCGTAGCCTACACAGCGCTGTAACCAAAGCGGAACTTCCGATGATAAAATATCGTAGGTTAAGCAACGGAAGGTAGAGCACAGTGATGCAACGACGGCGTGGGTCTTTTCTTTTTGGCGCGGGGGTCGTCCTGGCCACCGGAGTCGCCTTTGCCGGTGGGGTGCGCCTTCGCCAAGGCCACCAGGCACCGCGAACCACAACCCTAGAGGCGGCTCCCGGGCGAGCCCAGGTGGCGGAGAACGGGCATGCCGTGACTCCCCGTGGGAGCGAGGCGCAGGACCTAGGGGGAACCTTTGAGACGGTCTACGCCCTGGTCAAGGAGCAGTACTACGACAAGCTTCCCACCGACACCAAGATGTCCCAGAGCAGTGTCAAGCTCATGCTCGCCGCTCTGGAAGACCCGAACTCCTACTACCTAGAGCCCGAGCAGCGCTCGCTCTTCGAGGCCGAGGCGCAGGGGCGCTTTAGCGGGATCGGGGCGGCGCTAAGCCTCCAGTCCACCAAGACCAACGGCTACACGGACTACAAGATCACCGTAGTCGCTCCCTTGCCCGGGTCACCGGCAGAGAAGGCGGGCCTCAAGCCAGGGGATATCATCACCCATGTCGATGGCAAGTGGGTCCTGGGCTACGACCCCCTGCTCTCCTTTGCCAAGGTCGCCCAGCAGTTCCAGAACCGCGAGGTCGATGAGAAGGTCTACGAGAAGGCCCGAACGAGTGCCCGCGACCGAATCACCGGGGGAATTCGCCTCCACGCCGCAGAGATGCTGCTCCGCGGCGACAAGCTCCTGGCCAAGACCATCGCGGCTAAGGACTCCTACTCGCTCACCGTCCAGCGCAAGGGCCAGAGCGCCCCACTCAAAGTGGAGATTACGCCGGACACGACCACCGCTCCCACGCTAGCCAGCAAGTCTCTGTCGGGTAAGGCCAGCTACCTCAAGCTCCCCTATCTCAGCCAGGGCAGCGACGAGGCAGTCGCCACCGCCCTGAAGGCACTCCCAGCGGATAGCGCCGGCCTCGTGCTCGATCTCCGTGGCAACCCCGGGGGCTCGTTTGAGGCGATGCAGCGGATCGCGGGGTTGCTTGCGGGACGCGGGGTGGTCGCCCAAGAAGTGGGACAAGCCGGCAAGAAGAACAACCTCCTCGCCGCCGATGCCGCAGTCTTTAAGGGCCCCCTCACCGTGCTGGTCGATGGCGGAACGGCCTCGACCGCGGAGGCGCTTGCCGCCTGCCTGAGCGAGCGCGGAGGGGCGACTCTTGTCGGTGAGAAGACCTTTGGAGACGCTCTCGTGCAAGGGATGTACCGGATGGAGGATGGCTCCGCCTTTACGCTGATCACGGGCAAGCTCGTCAGTAGCAAGGGAGTCGCTTGGAGCGGCGTGGGGCTCAGTCCCCAGGTAGCTGTCGCGTCGGGAACCCCGGAGTCCGAGCTACTCGCCCGCGCGGTCGCGACCCTCAAGAGTCGCCCCCAAGTCGCCGCCACGGCTCCGACCGGAGGGAAGGGTTAATCATGGTACGCAGTGTTATCAAGGGAATCGCCGCCACGAGCCTGATCGGGGCCGCGTTCTTCAGTGGCTTCAATAGCCAGGCCCTCCTCGGCCGCAAAGAGGACCCGCTCCGCACCACGCCCCTCCTGCTGGCCACCCGCCTGAGCGAGGCAACCCGGCCCGCATCGGCCAAGGCCGGCTCCAGCGATCTCTCGCCCATCGACACCTACCACAGTGTCCTGGAGAAGATCATCAGCGAGTACGGCACCCCGCCCACCGAGCCCAAGGCCCTGGGAAAATGGCGCGATCGGCTACGCTACGCGGGGATCGAGGGGATGCTTCTGGCGATCGGGGACCGCTACACCGAGTACTGGGACCCCGAGGAGTTCAAGCGTAACATGGAGGATACGCAGGGACGCTTCTTCGGGATCGGGGCACGGCTGGATGTCACCACCGACAAGAAATACCCGATGATCATCGAGCCGATCGAGAACTCCCCCGCCTGGCGCGCCAAGCTCAAGCCCGGCGATGCCATTACGTCGGTGGATGGCAAGTCCGCGCTCCTCTCGGACCAGCAGCACCTCGACGATGTGATCAAGCGCATCAAGGGCGAGGAGGGCACCAAGGTCAAGCTGACAATCCGCCGTGGCACCGAGGTGAAGGACTATGTCTTTGTCCGAGCTCAGGTCAACTCCCCGGTGATCGACTCGTGGATGCAGGACGAGGCCGCCAAGATCGGCTACATCCGCCTGGACCTCTTTAGCGAGGAGGCCGATACGCAGTTTGGGATCGCCCTGGAGCGACTCCAGCGCCAGGGGATGAAGGCCCTGATCTTCGACCTGCGCAACAACCCTGGAGGGATGCTCCATGTGGCACAAGACCTGGCATCGCGCTTCCTCCCCGGCGGACCGGTGACCTGGCTCAAGGAGAAGAACGGCCAGATGCGCTCGCTGGATGTCAACACGAGCCTGCGCCGCGGCCCACTCGCGGCCGGCAAGATTCCCACAGTCGTGCTGGTCAACGGCGGCTCCGCCAGCGCGTCGGAGATTGTCTCCGGTGCGGTCCAAGACGGCGGCGCGGGCTTCTTGGTCGGAACGCGCACCTTTGGCAAGGGCCTCGTGCAGACCATCATCCCGCTGCAAGAGGGCGAGGGCGCGGTCAAGATCACGACCCAGCGGTACTACACCCGCAACAAGCGCGATATCAACACCTTCCGCGATGAGTCCGGCGCGGTCACCAAGCTCGGCGGTGTCAAGCCGGACATGGTCCTCACCGAGACCGACAAGGATATCGAGGCACAGTGGAACGCCCTGCGCGACAAGCCCTTCGACCGTAAAGCCGCCGCGAAGTTCAGCCCACAGGTTGCCAAGGGGATCGAGCTCCTCAAGGCACGCATGGCGGGCAAGCCCTGGCCCAAGTCGGAGAAGGACCTCCCCGACAAGCCCGAGAAGTCGGAGACCGTCAGCGCCAAGCCTAAGGACGCGGTCGGCCCGTACTCCAAGCCGACTCACGAGCCCAAGCTCACCGAGTAGAACATAAAAAAATCAGAGGGGGTGCCCCGAGGGCACCCCCTCTGTGTCATAATTGGTTAGATGAAGCACACCCTCGACTCTTCGCTAGCCTGTCCCAGCTGCGGTGCCCAGGCGCGTGTCTTTAAGAACGGGCAGAGCACCTGTGCCTACTGCGGAGCGACACTTCCTCCTCTTCCCTTCACCCACCCCGGCGGCAGGTTTCCGCACACCTCCCCTCTCCGCATCGGCATGAAGGCAAGGCTCGGTGGGCGCGAGTATGTCGCGGTGGGCCGCCTTCTCTTCCGCGATTCCGAGGGCTACACCTGGGAAGAGTGGGTCCTGCTCTCCCAAGATGGCGATGCCCAGTACCTGGAGTTCGACGAGGGCAAGTGGAAGCTCACCCACTACTGGCCCGATGGCGACGACTCGGTGCAGGTGCGCTCCTACACCGAGGGACAGCCCGTCACTCTGGGCAACAAGGCTTATATCGTCACCTCTGTCGGAGTCGCGACGGTCACAGGAGTCGAGGGCGAGATCCCTTGGCCGGTCCGCGTGGGCGAGAGTAGCCCCTACGCCGACTTTGGCTCCGGCGACACGATCTTCTCGGTCGAGCAGACCAGCGAGGGGATCGAGTGGTTTCGCGGACGGCACCTCGATGCCGCCGAGGTCTACACGGTCTTTGGACTCCAAAAAGAGGCCCAAGGTGAGCTGAAGAAAGAAGAGGTTCAGGGCGACAAGCGGCGCTTTGGGTGCCTCTGGCTCA from Armatimonas rosea includes the following:
- a CDS encoding tetratricopeptide repeat-containing diguanylate cyclase; protein product: MEEPLSACEKITQLCEQVKGLLAHDSQQALCLAQQALALAQQIEAPRRLLLQALICRGGAQRFCGDLDASFEDYSEVLAQCRDQGSELDDLHASALLGLGIVYRNRADYRQALDCYQQGLERARRSGAKRIESTLLNGLGNVHSVLGSHTEAVGYYLQALTLAREQADPQAELVMLGNLGFLFEEMGDFEQALTYYEQALVQSDRVKDRYFRVSILSNKCSSLRQLGRFEQALSAGLQAHREALESGNEMRRAPTLQVLAALYKDIGEYEQAEQRIQEAIQIYKVVGNLRHLPEALRLQGGLASLRGEHALAEAAFLAALERTQTEGDPKEEAAAHQALAEHFESRGELGKALPHFKAYHALEQRLRREQVQLVLASRLTDRENEVARKDAELQRLRNGELAELVAALERANQQKEVLLVQLSQQAIEDPLTGLYNRRYLEEYLPRELQFAQRQKQVLALALADLDNFKQINDHFSHEVGDQVLKIVSQIFRKHSRKSDVVIRYGGEELLLVMPETDSTQGRDVCERIRRAVESHPWKHFHPDLHVTLSMGLSDSRTRSPRRLLQHADKMLYVAKNAGKNQVAA
- a CDS encoding carbohydrate binding domain-containing protein, with amino-acid sequence MNLTLALSRRTLPWLALPALAAGVAFLGPRLLPAAQAQPPAEAAFPFALPWDDSSASVTSVAALNPAPLTAAHQLTAKNGHFYDSTGRRVRFVGMSIGAAAAFPSKADAPKIAARLHKFGVNLVRLHHLDAQWSTPNIFNHKGPYTTSAAPDPQSLDLLEFFIAELKKNGIYVDLNLHVSREWLPGDGFPPGKLPELGKVVAYFHPRAIALQKQFATQMLSHKSPYTGQPLATDPVLALVELNNEDSLVGSSGQAEALPPAVRKPLEDGWRAYLLQKYGTTEALKKAWNRSAALGPEQLKREPSAWTSEAQGQTKLTVTPVSAAGQTNAPSGTVLQLAPEKIDSTNWHVQLHQTGLTLDTGKTYTVSFTARASAPRTVFVNARLDQAPWSMVGLDTSIGLDTQWKRYSFTFVANGSVVPGHCRLSLMLGDSTASVFLGEWSLRPGSGGVSLAPGQRLEAGNLGLGQVSGSPAGVDYTHYLMTVEDRYCTALKAAISATGCRAAVACSQASYGGIAGAYRESKLDWVDMHAYWQHPSFPGTAFDPNNYRIENTPMTASSAAGVLDGLAMHRVAGKPFTVSEYDHPAPSEYSAEMVPLIFAYAAWQDWDGVFLFAYETARSEKITGFFDQQLHPGKLGFLPAAASLFLRGDLAPAPNAIQLTVPKNRVAGLKGLGSDYAFWGLAQTRYLQGSLKNAPERVDAKSFLTFRAAVRFESDPGPLALGIQNLKPESEGFVWDHSAQQVRVSSPASKALMGKLGGHASRVAGFVAEVAPSARNFAVLTLTSRDGKPTQESSSLLLTALDKAENPGLQWNKERTFAAEAWKSGPTQLSVPTATLHIATLAQNLTVWALDNTGRRVKEIPATLENGTLTLAIGPEHKTLWYELVKN
- a CDS encoding tetratricopeptide repeat protein, with the translated sequence MFTEQERYFLFTDIEGSTPLWERFPVAMQTALARHDSLLREAAAANEGRVFKTIGDAFCIAFPTLADALRGALQAHQALYAQDWGQVGTVRVRLAIHGGTVQERDGDYFGTPLNRVARLRDAGHGGQLLISGHLRPQVTEPEFETLQWLDLGNHRLRGLEEPEPIFQLALPGLPTEFPPLKTESAHPHNLPSETTSFVGRRPDIIQIRNLLIEKKARLVTLTGLGGSGKSRLAIRAASDILWRYPDGIWYVDAVSLSHVEEFSSTLLHACGLTEDSKKTALQQLCERFKSSKALILVDGAERFEELADDIAVLLKGTEHLQVLATSRSVLYLSMEHEVGIEPLTLAESRELFVERAQQARPEFSLTTETEPILDTLCQTLEGVPLSIELAAAQVRLHALPELLDALSKRFELLATRLRDIHPRHRSLRSTIDWSYQSLTPEEQALFRSLSCFAGSFSTEAATAVCGPLTPGSSLTETLGRLRDKSLLRLAAAQHSTPTEPVRYLLQDSLREFGADALRETEPPPQQELLFSRHSQYYQSLVQERAQELRGAGQRAALSALERDAANIRAVQERLLSTGEVGDAARLAIHLWRFWEIRGWLREGRAQVQRLLQRESALDDPLTLAELLLTAGRLEWNSANAAKAIRYLERSVALSSQHPEPESQLTQRTALTVLGMIAYSRGDLLASDQHYEAALAVPSEDRSVSMALKTNLGINAMTRGENDRALQLFEECLAYRQSVGDLVREAHAWNCIGATSAALGQVERAIAAFETSHQMYEALGDPVHAAHAQINLGDLAGQSGDPARAQQHFEGALVVLRPLEEWRGITACQLGRAVLALQQEELAVAQALAQEALQISQQNGYQESVAQAQELLALAAFFTGQHDAARDNLQSAEALRDDIQLPRSSAQEQLLAPLLQSRTP
- a CDS encoding S41 family peptidase; this encodes MQRRRGSFLFGAGVVLATGVAFAGGVRLRQGHQAPRTTTLEAAPGRAQVAENGHAVTPRGSEAQDLGGTFETVYALVKEQYYDKLPTDTKMSQSSVKLMLAALEDPNSYYLEPEQRSLFEAEAQGRFSGIGAALSLQSTKTNGYTDYKITVVAPLPGSPAEKAGLKPGDIITHVDGKWVLGYDPLLSFAKVAQQFQNREVDEKVYEKARTSARDRITGGIRLHAAEMLLRGDKLLAKTIAAKDSYSLTVQRKGQSAPLKVEITPDTTTAPTLASKSLSGKASYLKLPYLSQGSDEAVATALKALPADSAGLVLDLRGNPGGSFEAMQRIAGLLAGRGVVAQEVGQAGKKNNLLAADAAVFKGPLTVLVDGGTASTAEALAACLSERGGATLVGEKTFGDALVQGMYRMEDGSAFTLITGKLVSSKGVAWSGVGLSPQVAVASGTPESELLARAVATLKSRPQVAATAPTGGKG
- a CDS encoding S41 family peptidase; its protein translation is MVRSVIKGIAATSLIGAAFFSGFNSQALLGRKEDPLRTTPLLLATRLSEATRPASAKAGSSDLSPIDTYHSVLEKIISEYGTPPTEPKALGKWRDRLRYAGIEGMLLAIGDRYTEYWDPEEFKRNMEDTQGRFFGIGARLDVTTDKKYPMIIEPIENSPAWRAKLKPGDAITSVDGKSALLSDQQHLDDVIKRIKGEEGTKVKLTIRRGTEVKDYVFVRAQVNSPVIDSWMQDEAAKIGYIRLDLFSEEADTQFGIALERLQRQGMKALIFDLRNNPGGMLHVAQDLASRFLPGGPVTWLKEKNGQMRSLDVNTSLRRGPLAAGKIPTVVLVNGGSASASEIVSGAVQDGGAGFLVGTRTFGKGLVQTIIPLQEGEGAVKITTQRYYTRNKRDINTFRDESGAVTKLGGVKPDMVLTETDKDIEAQWNALRDKPFDRKAAAKFSPQVAKGIELLKARMAGKPWPKSEKDLPDKPEKSETVSAKPKDAVGPYSKPTHEPKLTE
- a CDS encoding DUF4178 domain-containing protein produces the protein MKHTLDSSLACPSCGAQARVFKNGQSTCAYCGATLPPLPFTHPGGRFPHTSPLRIGMKARLGGREYVAVGRLLFRDSEGYTWEEWVLLSQDGDAQYLEFDEGKWKLTHYWPDGDDSVQVRSYTEGQPVTLGNKAYIVTSVGVATVTGVEGEIPWPVRVGESSPYADFGSGDTIFSVEQTSEGIEWFRGRHLDAAEVYTVFGLQKEAQGELKKEEVQGDKRRFGCLWLNLSLLAFILCAVASGTPGHQVYSTQLTADQVAEEGSVVGPFALTKTGAPHRLYLSTGSLSQTSVWVQGVLEDTSGPVFEAEQEFWDETGYDDGPWHEWVTESHADFRLAKPGDYRVRVYADPEAAATGAPVVVRLYEGVPHATPLAWFGGIGLVLGTVFWLQGSPGARKSLVEAMQDS